A stretch of the Aphis gossypii isolate Hap1 chromosome 2, ASM2018417v2, whole genome shotgun sequence genome encodes the following:
- the LOC114127442 gene encoding microtubule-associated protein 2 isoform X1: MDSHRRSSIVEPAGGGYVPDTRSQLNTTTVQPKPLQRAPEFGSRPSRPEFYQQGPYGTTNRPQGQQLRPPPPRMSGENKASPWNIIRQTLPPDVGVRGPVQLQQQRGPPPQNYNNINNNNNMQQRPPPQQEQQQYRQQLPMQERRGPAVSRVPEERPKPQFRSENGRQMRPVEGSVDDDEEVVVNPAISQQPAPIRRDSTVFAGGRASDGTVDQNKQWQPKAVVQGAMPPYGKPQPQEQQYGRQSLVIPENQEQTRFPVQATGGYNSSRLAVTQEDDGSRQPAQAQNGMQKVRDVQQQQQQQQQQQQQQQQQQQQQQQQQQQQQQQKQQQQHLLTRRDSVLDANKTNIDMMSRRNEGMAEYGRRPAPDLQDDSGSRWQPELVGGARRPPPKQDSVQENGKRPAAEYKKTEQEDMSGRRTMELKNTRPEAGAAAADYATAGRQVNAAARPDDRPYDRQPVRDYERKASLEKDQPVPRAAAVEHGNRASELRKLHFEATHLKPVREQQYVANDDSNKVASARSRVPPLDETRARDYAAAAARPTGDGNPPNERYRSTFNAAADGAGSRNDEVVPQMSKNSRPDTLKIIKDNEPLKDSSNSKNENDVGKSPSKIPKKDRSELKTPTRAITPKSPESVMSIGQKKLPMNKVQVGSAPSPNLKVVRSKVGSLQNTSHKPGGGQVKIENRKLEWKAGTRVEAKNDAYVPGGGDKKIQSVKLQWNAKPKVGSLDNKTHKPGGGDKKIETVKLDFKDKAKPKIGSKDNIKHTPGGGAIKSQSIELLEKESHDIEDQKLDIKAQSKVGSLDNVKHRPGGGEVKIFDDKSYIKQTTAGQIGTPTKTQLRRSSSLKSPISMKLYSPDERPKSHVKIVVTPTSEEDLYNNIATDNSKGGSRRSAYIRSPSLHNHIVIPEEAVKTKK; this comes from the exons atggacaGCCATCGTCGGAGTAGCATTGTAGAACCCGCAGGCGGTGGTTACGTACCGGACACAAGAAGTCAATTGAACACG ACAACGGTACAACCCAAGCCATTGCAGCGGGCTCCTGAATTTGGTTCGAGACCTTCGCGACCAGAATTCTATCAACAAGGCCCTTACGGCACAACAAATAGGCCACAGGGACAACAGCTACGGCCACCACCGCCGAGGATGTCAGGTGAAAATAAGGCCAGTCCTTGGAATATTATTCGACAAACTCTGCCACCGGACGTCGGGGTCCGTGGTCCGGTACAGCTACAACAACAACGTGGGCCACCGCCCCAGAATTATAACAacattaacaacaataataacatgcaACAGAGACCCCCACCACAACAAGAACAGCAACAGTACAGACAACAACTGCCGATGCAAGAACGCCGTGGCCCTGCAGTGTCTCGGGTCCCCGAGGAAAGGCCGAAACCGCAATTCAGATCGGAAAATGGTAGACAGATGAGACCTGTTGAAGGTAGTGTCGATGACGACGAAGAAGTGGTAGTTAACCCTGCCATAAGCCAACAACCGGCGCCAATTCGCAGGGATTCGACGGTATTTGCAGGTGGCCGTGCAAGTGACGGAACTGTTGACCAAAACAAGCAATGGCAACCAAAGGCGGTGGTACAGGGGGCTATGCCGCCGTATGGAAAACCGCAGCCGCAGGAACAACAGTACGGTCGACAATCATTGGTAATACCCGAGAATCAGGAGCAAACACGTTTTCCAGTCCAAGCAACTGGTGGATATAATAGCAGTAGGCTCGCGGTAACACAGGAAGACGACGGTAGTAGACAACCAGCGCAGGCACAAAATGGCATGCAAAAGGTCAGAGATGtacagcaacaacaacagcaacagcagcaacaacaacagcaacaacagcagcaacaacaacagcagcaacaacaacaacaacagcaacaacaacagaaacagcaacagcaacattTGTTGACGAGACGGGATAGCGTGTTGGACGcaaataaaaccaatattgACATGATGTCGCGCAGGAACGAAGGGATGGCCGAGTATGGAAGGAGACCGGCGCCAGACTTGCAGGATGATAGTGGCAGCAGGTGGCAGCCAGAACTTGTCGGTGGCGCCCGGAGACCACCGCCTAAACAGGACTCGGTACAAGAGAACGGAAAACGGCCGGCAGCCGAGTACAAGAAAACGGAACAAGAAGACATGAGTGGCAGACGTACGATGGAATTAAAAAACACTAGACCGGAAGCTGGTGCTGCCGCCGCCGACTATGCGACGGCTGGCAGACAGGTGAATGCCGCGGCCCGGCCGGACGATAGACCGTACGACAGACAGCCTGTCAGAGATTACGAGCGCAAAGCGTCACTTGAAAAAGATCAACCGGTTCCGAGAGCGGCGGCGGTGGAACACGGCAACCGAGCGTCGGAACTCAGGAAGTTGCACTTCGAAGCCACTCATTTAAAACCGGTCAGAGAGCAACAGTACGTGGCCAACGATGACAGCAATAAAGTGGCCTCAGCGCGGAGTAGGGTGCCGCCCTTGGACGAGACGAGGGCTAGGGATTACGCGGCCGCGGCTGCGAGGCCGACCGGTGACGGCAACCCGCCAAATGAACGGTACAGGTCGACGTTCAACGCGGCGGCAGACGGTGCTGGAAGTCGAAACGACGAGGTTGTGCCGCAGATGAGTAAGAACTCCAGGCccgatactttaaaaataatcaaag ACAATGAACCCCTCAAAGATTCATCTAATTCGAAA AATGAAAACGATGTGGGCAAGTCGCCGAGCAAAATCCCGAAAAAGGACCGGTCAGAATTAAAAACGCCCACTCGAGCTATTACGCCAAAGTCTCCCGAGAGCGTGATGTCTATTGGACAAAAga AGTTGCCAATGAATAAAGTACAAGTGGGATCTGCACCATCTCCAAATCTCAAAGTAGTCCGGTCGAAAGTCGGATCACTGCAAAACACTAGTCATAAACCTGGAGGCGGGCAAGTAAAAATCGAAAACAGAAAACTCGAATGGAAAGCCGGTACGAGAGTCGAGGCCAAAAACGACGCATATGTTCCTGGTGGCGGAgacaaaaaa ATTCAAAGTGTTAAGTTGCAGTGGAACGCCAAACCTAAAGTAGGTTCACTGGACAACAAAACACACAAGCCTGGCGGTGgtgacaaaaaaattgaaaccgTTAAGCTCGACTTCAAAGACAAGGCAAAACCAAAAATTGGATCTAAAGACAACATTAAACACACTCCTGGCGGAGGAGCTAtcaag agtCAATCCATAGAATTATTAGAAAAGGAATCGCACGAC attGAAGATCAAAAATTGGATATAAAAGCTCAGAGCAAAGTTGGATCGTTGGATAACGTGAAACATAGACCGGGCGGAGGAGAGGTGAAAATATTTGACGACAAGAGTTACATAAAACAAACGACCGCAGGACAAATTGGAACGCCCACAAAAACGCag CTCCGGAGGAGTTCTAGTTTGAAAAGTCCAATAAGTATGAAGTTATATAGTCCCGACGAACGACCTAAAAGTCATGTGAAAATTGTCGTTACACCAACAAGTGAGGAagatttatacaataacataGCTACAGACAACAGCAAAGGAGGATCTAGGAGATCAGCTTATATTCGATCACCTTCACTACATAATCACATAGTTATACCAGAAGAGgcagttaaaacaaaaaaatga
- the LOC114127442 gene encoding microtubule-associated protein 2 isoform X6, protein MDSHRRSSIVEPAGGGYVPDTRSQLNTTTVQPKPLQRAPEFGSRPSRPEFYQQGPYGTTNRPQGQQLRPPPPRMSGENKASPWNIIRQTLPPDVGVRGPVQLQQQRGPPPQNYNNINNNNNMQQRPPPQQEQQQYRQQLPMQERRGPAVSRVPEERPKPQFRSENGRQMRPVEGSVDDDEEVVVNPAISQQPAPIRRDSTVFAGGRASDGTVDQNKQWQPKAVVQGAMPPYGKPQPQEQQYGRQSLVIPENQEQTRFPVQATGGYNSSRLAVTQEDDGSRQPAQAQNGMQKVRDVQQQQQQQQQQQQQQQQQQQQQQQQQQQQQQQKQQQQHLLTRRDSVLDANKTNIDMMSRRNEGMAEYGRRPAPDLQDDSGSRWQPELVGGARRPPPKQDSVQENGKRPAAEYKKTEQEDMSGRRTMELKNTRPEAGAAAADYATAGRQVNAAARPDDRPYDRQPVRDYERKASLEKDQPVPRAAAVEHGNRASELRKLHFEATHLKPVREQQYVANDDSNKVASARSRVPPLDETRARDYAAAAARPTGDGNPPNERYRSTFNAAADGAGSRNDEVVPQMSKNSRPDTLKIIKDNEPLKDSSNSKNENDVGKSPSKIPKKDRSELKTPTRAITPKSPESVMSIGQKKLPMNKVQVGSAPSPNLKVVRSKVGSLQNTSHKPGGGQVKIENRKLEWKAGTRVEAKNDAYVPGGGDKKIQSVKLQWNAKPKVGSLDNKTHKPGGGDKKIETVKLDFKDKAKPKIGSKDNIKHTPGGGAIKSQSIELLEKESHDIEDQKLDIKAQSKVGSLDNVKHRPGGGEVKIFDDKSYIKQTTAGQIGTPTKTQL, encoded by the exons atggacaGCCATCGTCGGAGTAGCATTGTAGAACCCGCAGGCGGTGGTTACGTACCGGACACAAGAAGTCAATTGAACACG ACAACGGTACAACCCAAGCCATTGCAGCGGGCTCCTGAATTTGGTTCGAGACCTTCGCGACCAGAATTCTATCAACAAGGCCCTTACGGCACAACAAATAGGCCACAGGGACAACAGCTACGGCCACCACCGCCGAGGATGTCAGGTGAAAATAAGGCCAGTCCTTGGAATATTATTCGACAAACTCTGCCACCGGACGTCGGGGTCCGTGGTCCGGTACAGCTACAACAACAACGTGGGCCACCGCCCCAGAATTATAACAacattaacaacaataataacatgcaACAGAGACCCCCACCACAACAAGAACAGCAACAGTACAGACAACAACTGCCGATGCAAGAACGCCGTGGCCCTGCAGTGTCTCGGGTCCCCGAGGAAAGGCCGAAACCGCAATTCAGATCGGAAAATGGTAGACAGATGAGACCTGTTGAAGGTAGTGTCGATGACGACGAAGAAGTGGTAGTTAACCCTGCCATAAGCCAACAACCGGCGCCAATTCGCAGGGATTCGACGGTATTTGCAGGTGGCCGTGCAAGTGACGGAACTGTTGACCAAAACAAGCAATGGCAACCAAAGGCGGTGGTACAGGGGGCTATGCCGCCGTATGGAAAACCGCAGCCGCAGGAACAACAGTACGGTCGACAATCATTGGTAATACCCGAGAATCAGGAGCAAACACGTTTTCCAGTCCAAGCAACTGGTGGATATAATAGCAGTAGGCTCGCGGTAACACAGGAAGACGACGGTAGTAGACAACCAGCGCAGGCACAAAATGGCATGCAAAAGGTCAGAGATGtacagcaacaacaacagcaacagcagcaacaacaacagcaacaacagcagcaacaacaacagcagcaacaacaacaacaacagcaacaacaacagaaacagcaacagcaacattTGTTGACGAGACGGGATAGCGTGTTGGACGcaaataaaaccaatattgACATGATGTCGCGCAGGAACGAAGGGATGGCCGAGTATGGAAGGAGACCGGCGCCAGACTTGCAGGATGATAGTGGCAGCAGGTGGCAGCCAGAACTTGTCGGTGGCGCCCGGAGACCACCGCCTAAACAGGACTCGGTACAAGAGAACGGAAAACGGCCGGCAGCCGAGTACAAGAAAACGGAACAAGAAGACATGAGTGGCAGACGTACGATGGAATTAAAAAACACTAGACCGGAAGCTGGTGCTGCCGCCGCCGACTATGCGACGGCTGGCAGACAGGTGAATGCCGCGGCCCGGCCGGACGATAGACCGTACGACAGACAGCCTGTCAGAGATTACGAGCGCAAAGCGTCACTTGAAAAAGATCAACCGGTTCCGAGAGCGGCGGCGGTGGAACACGGCAACCGAGCGTCGGAACTCAGGAAGTTGCACTTCGAAGCCACTCATTTAAAACCGGTCAGAGAGCAACAGTACGTGGCCAACGATGACAGCAATAAAGTGGCCTCAGCGCGGAGTAGGGTGCCGCCCTTGGACGAGACGAGGGCTAGGGATTACGCGGCCGCGGCTGCGAGGCCGACCGGTGACGGCAACCCGCCAAATGAACGGTACAGGTCGACGTTCAACGCGGCGGCAGACGGTGCTGGAAGTCGAAACGACGAGGTTGTGCCGCAGATGAGTAAGAACTCCAGGCccgatactttaaaaataatcaaag ACAATGAACCCCTCAAAGATTCATCTAATTCGAAA AATGAAAACGATGTGGGCAAGTCGCCGAGCAAAATCCCGAAAAAGGACCGGTCAGAATTAAAAACGCCCACTCGAGCTATTACGCCAAAGTCTCCCGAGAGCGTGATGTCTATTGGACAAAAga AGTTGCCAATGAATAAAGTACAAGTGGGATCTGCACCATCTCCAAATCTCAAAGTAGTCCGGTCGAAAGTCGGATCACTGCAAAACACTAGTCATAAACCTGGAGGCGGGCAAGTAAAAATCGAAAACAGAAAACTCGAATGGAAAGCCGGTACGAGAGTCGAGGCCAAAAACGACGCATATGTTCCTGGTGGCGGAgacaaaaaa ATTCAAAGTGTTAAGTTGCAGTGGAACGCCAAACCTAAAGTAGGTTCACTGGACAACAAAACACACAAGCCTGGCGGTGgtgacaaaaaaattgaaaccgTTAAGCTCGACTTCAAAGACAAGGCAAAACCAAAAATTGGATCTAAAGACAACATTAAACACACTCCTGGCGGAGGAGCTAtcaag agtCAATCCATAGAATTATTAGAAAAGGAATCGCACGAC attGAAGATCAAAAATTGGATATAAAAGCTCAGAGCAAAGTTGGATCGTTGGATAACGTGAAACATAGACCGGGCGGAGGAGAGGTGAAAATATTTGACGACAAGAGTTACATAAAACAAACGACCGCAGGACAAATTGGAACGCCCACAAAAACGCag ctttaa
- the LOC114127442 gene encoding microtubule-associated protein 4 isoform X7 produces the protein MDSHRRSSIVEPAGGGYVPDTRSQLNTTTVQPKPLQRAPEFGSRPSRPEFYQQGPYGTTNRPQGQQLRPPPPRMSGENKASPWNIIRQTLPPDVGVRGPVQLQQQRGPPPQNYNNINNNNNMQQRPPPQQEQQQYRQQLPMQERRGPAVSRVPEERPKPQFRSENGRQMRPVEGSVDDDEEVVVNPAISQQPAPIRRDSTVFAGGRASDGTVDQNKQWQPKAVVQGAMPPYGKPQPQEQQYGRQSLVIPENQEQTRFPVQATGGYNSSRLAVTQEDDGSRQPAQAQNGMQKVRDVQQQQQQQQQQQQQQQQQQQQQQQQQQQQQQQKQQQQHLLTRRDSVLDANKTNIDMMSRRNEGMAEYGRRPAPDLQDDSGSRWQPELVGGARRPPPKQDSVQENGKRPAAEYKKTEQEDMSGRRTMELKNTRPEAGAAAADYATAGRQVNAAARPDDRPYDRQPVRDYERKASLEKDQPVPRAAAVEHGNRASELRKLHFEATHLKPVREQQYVANDDSNKVASARSRVPPLDETRARDYAAAAARPTGDGNPPNERYRSTFNAAADGAGSRNDEVVPQMSKNSRPDTLKIIKDNEPLKDSSNSKNENDVGKSPSKIPKKDRSELKTPTRAITPKSPESVMSIGQKKLPMNKVQVGSAPSPNLKVVRSKVGSLQNTSHKPGGGQVKIENRKLEWKAGTRVEAKNDAYVPGGGDKKIQSVKLQWNAKPKVGSLDNKTHKPGGGDKKIETVKLDFKDKAKPKIGSKDNIKHTPGGGAIKIEDQKLDIKAQSKVGSLDNVKHRPGGGEVKIFDDKSYIKQTTAGQIGTPTKTQL, from the exons atggacaGCCATCGTCGGAGTAGCATTGTAGAACCCGCAGGCGGTGGTTACGTACCGGACACAAGAAGTCAATTGAACACG ACAACGGTACAACCCAAGCCATTGCAGCGGGCTCCTGAATTTGGTTCGAGACCTTCGCGACCAGAATTCTATCAACAAGGCCCTTACGGCACAACAAATAGGCCACAGGGACAACAGCTACGGCCACCACCGCCGAGGATGTCAGGTGAAAATAAGGCCAGTCCTTGGAATATTATTCGACAAACTCTGCCACCGGACGTCGGGGTCCGTGGTCCGGTACAGCTACAACAACAACGTGGGCCACCGCCCCAGAATTATAACAacattaacaacaataataacatgcaACAGAGACCCCCACCACAACAAGAACAGCAACAGTACAGACAACAACTGCCGATGCAAGAACGCCGTGGCCCTGCAGTGTCTCGGGTCCCCGAGGAAAGGCCGAAACCGCAATTCAGATCGGAAAATGGTAGACAGATGAGACCTGTTGAAGGTAGTGTCGATGACGACGAAGAAGTGGTAGTTAACCCTGCCATAAGCCAACAACCGGCGCCAATTCGCAGGGATTCGACGGTATTTGCAGGTGGCCGTGCAAGTGACGGAACTGTTGACCAAAACAAGCAATGGCAACCAAAGGCGGTGGTACAGGGGGCTATGCCGCCGTATGGAAAACCGCAGCCGCAGGAACAACAGTACGGTCGACAATCATTGGTAATACCCGAGAATCAGGAGCAAACACGTTTTCCAGTCCAAGCAACTGGTGGATATAATAGCAGTAGGCTCGCGGTAACACAGGAAGACGACGGTAGTAGACAACCAGCGCAGGCACAAAATGGCATGCAAAAGGTCAGAGATGtacagcaacaacaacagcaacagcagcaacaacaacagcaacaacagcagcaacaacaacagcagcaacaacaacaacaacagcaacaacaacagaaacagcaacagcaacattTGTTGACGAGACGGGATAGCGTGTTGGACGcaaataaaaccaatattgACATGATGTCGCGCAGGAACGAAGGGATGGCCGAGTATGGAAGGAGACCGGCGCCAGACTTGCAGGATGATAGTGGCAGCAGGTGGCAGCCAGAACTTGTCGGTGGCGCCCGGAGACCACCGCCTAAACAGGACTCGGTACAAGAGAACGGAAAACGGCCGGCAGCCGAGTACAAGAAAACGGAACAAGAAGACATGAGTGGCAGACGTACGATGGAATTAAAAAACACTAGACCGGAAGCTGGTGCTGCCGCCGCCGACTATGCGACGGCTGGCAGACAGGTGAATGCCGCGGCCCGGCCGGACGATAGACCGTACGACAGACAGCCTGTCAGAGATTACGAGCGCAAAGCGTCACTTGAAAAAGATCAACCGGTTCCGAGAGCGGCGGCGGTGGAACACGGCAACCGAGCGTCGGAACTCAGGAAGTTGCACTTCGAAGCCACTCATTTAAAACCGGTCAGAGAGCAACAGTACGTGGCCAACGATGACAGCAATAAAGTGGCCTCAGCGCGGAGTAGGGTGCCGCCCTTGGACGAGACGAGGGCTAGGGATTACGCGGCCGCGGCTGCGAGGCCGACCGGTGACGGCAACCCGCCAAATGAACGGTACAGGTCGACGTTCAACGCGGCGGCAGACGGTGCTGGAAGTCGAAACGACGAGGTTGTGCCGCAGATGAGTAAGAACTCCAGGCccgatactttaaaaataatcaaag ACAATGAACCCCTCAAAGATTCATCTAATTCGAAA AATGAAAACGATGTGGGCAAGTCGCCGAGCAAAATCCCGAAAAAGGACCGGTCAGAATTAAAAACGCCCACTCGAGCTATTACGCCAAAGTCTCCCGAGAGCGTGATGTCTATTGGACAAAAga AGTTGCCAATGAATAAAGTACAAGTGGGATCTGCACCATCTCCAAATCTCAAAGTAGTCCGGTCGAAAGTCGGATCACTGCAAAACACTAGTCATAAACCTGGAGGCGGGCAAGTAAAAATCGAAAACAGAAAACTCGAATGGAAAGCCGGTACGAGAGTCGAGGCCAAAAACGACGCATATGTTCCTGGTGGCGGAgacaaaaaa ATTCAAAGTGTTAAGTTGCAGTGGAACGCCAAACCTAAAGTAGGTTCACTGGACAACAAAACACACAAGCCTGGCGGTGgtgacaaaaaaattgaaaccgTTAAGCTCGACTTCAAAGACAAGGCAAAACCAAAAATTGGATCTAAAGACAACATTAAACACACTCCTGGCGGAGGAGCTAtcaag attGAAGATCAAAAATTGGATATAAAAGCTCAGAGCAAAGTTGGATCGTTGGATAACGTGAAACATAGACCGGGCGGAGGAGAGGTGAAAATATTTGACGACAAGAGTTACATAAAACAAACGACCGCAGGACAAATTGGAACGCCCACAAAAACGCag ctttaa
- the LOC114127442 gene encoding microtubule-associated protein 4 isoform X5, protein MDSHRRSSIVEPAGGGYVPDTRSQLNTTTVQPKPLQRAPEFGSRPSRPEFYQQGPYGTTNRPQGQQLRPPPPRMSGENKASPWNIIRQTLPPDVGVRGPVQLQQQRGPPPQNYNNINNNNNMQQRPPPQQEQQQYRQQLPMQERRGPAVSRVPEERPKPQFRSENGRQMRPVEGSVDDDEEVVVNPAISQQPAPIRRDSTVFAGGRASDGTVDQNKQWQPKAVVQGAMPPYGKPQPQEQQYGRQSLVIPENQEQTRFPVQATGGYNSSRLAVTQEDDGSRQPAQAQNGMQKVRDVQQQQQQQQQQQQQQQQQQQQQQQQQQQQQQQKQQQQHLLTRRDSVLDANKTNIDMMSRRNEGMAEYGRRPAPDLQDDSGSRWQPELVGGARRPPPKQDSVQENGKRPAAEYKKTEQEDMSGRRTMELKNTRPEAGAAAADYATAGRQVNAAARPDDRPYDRQPVRDYERKASLEKDQPVPRAAAVEHGNRASELRKLHFEATHLKPVREQQYVANDDSNKVASARSRVPPLDETRARDYAAAAARPTGDGNPPNERYRSTFNAAADGAGSRNDEVVPQMSKNSRPDTLKIIKDNEPLKDSSNSKNENDVGKSPSKIPKKDRSELKTPTRAITPKSPESVMSIGQKKLPMNKVQVGSAPSPNLKVVRSKVGSLQNTSHKPGGGQVKIENRKLEWKAGTRVEAKNDAYVPGGGDKKIQSVKLQWNAKPKVGSLDNKTHKPGGGDKKIETVKLDFKDKAKPKIGSKDNIKHTPGGGAIKIEDQKLDIKAQSKVGSLDNVKHRPGGGEVKIFDDKSYIKQTTAGQIGTPTKTQSSRSSQAGNVAEQEI, encoded by the exons atggacaGCCATCGTCGGAGTAGCATTGTAGAACCCGCAGGCGGTGGTTACGTACCGGACACAAGAAGTCAATTGAACACG ACAACGGTACAACCCAAGCCATTGCAGCGGGCTCCTGAATTTGGTTCGAGACCTTCGCGACCAGAATTCTATCAACAAGGCCCTTACGGCACAACAAATAGGCCACAGGGACAACAGCTACGGCCACCACCGCCGAGGATGTCAGGTGAAAATAAGGCCAGTCCTTGGAATATTATTCGACAAACTCTGCCACCGGACGTCGGGGTCCGTGGTCCGGTACAGCTACAACAACAACGTGGGCCACCGCCCCAGAATTATAACAacattaacaacaataataacatgcaACAGAGACCCCCACCACAACAAGAACAGCAACAGTACAGACAACAACTGCCGATGCAAGAACGCCGTGGCCCTGCAGTGTCTCGGGTCCCCGAGGAAAGGCCGAAACCGCAATTCAGATCGGAAAATGGTAGACAGATGAGACCTGTTGAAGGTAGTGTCGATGACGACGAAGAAGTGGTAGTTAACCCTGCCATAAGCCAACAACCGGCGCCAATTCGCAGGGATTCGACGGTATTTGCAGGTGGCCGTGCAAGTGACGGAACTGTTGACCAAAACAAGCAATGGCAACCAAAGGCGGTGGTACAGGGGGCTATGCCGCCGTATGGAAAACCGCAGCCGCAGGAACAACAGTACGGTCGACAATCATTGGTAATACCCGAGAATCAGGAGCAAACACGTTTTCCAGTCCAAGCAACTGGTGGATATAATAGCAGTAGGCTCGCGGTAACACAGGAAGACGACGGTAGTAGACAACCAGCGCAGGCACAAAATGGCATGCAAAAGGTCAGAGATGtacagcaacaacaacagcaacagcagcaacaacaacagcaacaacagcagcaacaacaacagcagcaacaacaacaacaacagcaacaacaacagaaacagcaacagcaacattTGTTGACGAGACGGGATAGCGTGTTGGACGcaaataaaaccaatattgACATGATGTCGCGCAGGAACGAAGGGATGGCCGAGTATGGAAGGAGACCGGCGCCAGACTTGCAGGATGATAGTGGCAGCAGGTGGCAGCCAGAACTTGTCGGTGGCGCCCGGAGACCACCGCCTAAACAGGACTCGGTACAAGAGAACGGAAAACGGCCGGCAGCCGAGTACAAGAAAACGGAACAAGAAGACATGAGTGGCAGACGTACGATGGAATTAAAAAACACTAGACCGGAAGCTGGTGCTGCCGCCGCCGACTATGCGACGGCTGGCAGACAGGTGAATGCCGCGGCCCGGCCGGACGATAGACCGTACGACAGACAGCCTGTCAGAGATTACGAGCGCAAAGCGTCACTTGAAAAAGATCAACCGGTTCCGAGAGCGGCGGCGGTGGAACACGGCAACCGAGCGTCGGAACTCAGGAAGTTGCACTTCGAAGCCACTCATTTAAAACCGGTCAGAGAGCAACAGTACGTGGCCAACGATGACAGCAATAAAGTGGCCTCAGCGCGGAGTAGGGTGCCGCCCTTGGACGAGACGAGGGCTAGGGATTACGCGGCCGCGGCTGCGAGGCCGACCGGTGACGGCAACCCGCCAAATGAACGGTACAGGTCGACGTTCAACGCGGCGGCAGACGGTGCTGGAAGTCGAAACGACGAGGTTGTGCCGCAGATGAGTAAGAACTCCAGGCccgatactttaaaaataatcaaag ACAATGAACCCCTCAAAGATTCATCTAATTCGAAA AATGAAAACGATGTGGGCAAGTCGCCGAGCAAAATCCCGAAAAAGGACCGGTCAGAATTAAAAACGCCCACTCGAGCTATTACGCCAAAGTCTCCCGAGAGCGTGATGTCTATTGGACAAAAga AGTTGCCAATGAATAAAGTACAAGTGGGATCTGCACCATCTCCAAATCTCAAAGTAGTCCGGTCGAAAGTCGGATCACTGCAAAACACTAGTCATAAACCTGGAGGCGGGCAAGTAAAAATCGAAAACAGAAAACTCGAATGGAAAGCCGGTACGAGAGTCGAGGCCAAAAACGACGCATATGTTCCTGGTGGCGGAgacaaaaaa ATTCAAAGTGTTAAGTTGCAGTGGAACGCCAAACCTAAAGTAGGTTCACTGGACAACAAAACACACAAGCCTGGCGGTGgtgacaaaaaaattgaaaccgTTAAGCTCGACTTCAAAGACAAGGCAAAACCAAAAATTGGATCTAAAGACAACATTAAACACACTCCTGGCGGAGGAGCTAtcaag attGAAGATCAAAAATTGGATATAAAAGCTCAGAGCAAAGTTGGATCGTTGGATAACGTGAAACATAGACCGGGCGGAGGAGAGGTGAAAATATTTGACGACAAGAGTTACATAAAACAAACGACCGCAGGACAAATTGGAACGCCCACAAAAACGCag AGCTCAAGATCATCGCAAGCCGGCAATGTAGCTGAACAAGAAATTTAG